A window of the Natronomonas salina genome harbors these coding sequences:
- a CDS encoding DUF367 family protein, producing the protein MELHVRYEGDDDPEKCSARKLERFDLAALHRSARATPHGIVLDPYADQALSPADRELSDRLVALDCSWETAEAEAFKLDGPHRALPFLVAGNPVNYGTAFQLNTVEAFAGALCILGHRERAEEILGKFRWGHTFLELNEEPLRRYAECSDSEEVVAVQEEYLGD; encoded by the coding sequence GTGGAGCTGCACGTCCGGTACGAGGGCGACGACGACCCGGAGAAGTGCTCGGCGCGGAAGCTCGAACGCTTCGACCTCGCGGCGCTGCACCGCTCGGCGCGGGCGACGCCGCACGGCATCGTCCTCGACCCCTACGCCGACCAGGCGCTGTCGCCGGCCGACCGGGAGCTGTCGGACCGGCTCGTGGCGCTGGACTGCTCGTGGGAGACCGCCGAGGCGGAGGCGTTCAAGCTCGACGGCCCCCACCGGGCGCTCCCGTTCCTCGTCGCCGGCAACCCCGTCAACTACGGGACGGCGTTCCAGCTGAACACCGTCGAGGCGTTCGCGGGCGCGCTGTGCATCCTGGGACACCGCGAGCGGGCCGAGGAGATACTCGGGAAGTTCCGGTGGGGCCACACCTTCCTGGAGCTGAACGAGGAGCCCCTGCGCCGCTACGCCGAGTGTTCGGACTCCGAGGAGGTCGTCGCGGTCCAGGAGGAGTACCTCGGCGACTGA
- a CDS encoding 50S ribosomal protein L40e — MASFEEAEARILDKMICMRCNARNPKRADSCRKCGYKKLRPKAKERRAA; from the coding sequence ATGGCTAGCTTCGAAGAGGCCGAGGCGCGCATCCTCGACAAGATGATCTGCATGCGCTGTAACGCTCGCAACCCCAAGCGCGCCGACAGCTGCCGGAAGTGCGGCTACAAGAAACTCCGCCCGAAGGCGAAGGAACGCCGCGCGGCCTGA
- a CDS encoding MBL fold metallo-hydrolase, which produces MDVHNVTADAEGFTCNAYLVEGERTVLVDAGAMEGVVDEIEGYTDHLDAVLLTHQHGDHVSELDAVLDAFDAPLYAYGEHPRRHTELEDGDQVFVGDEPFDVVYTPGHADDHVAFVSPTTLFSGDVVVHDDSAFDYGSFGRTDMPGQSRERLIESIETLLEAMPEDVENMYAGHGEEFHGDVRDVVETALERAEQREPKYPDDE; this is translated from the coding sequence ATGGACGTCCACAACGTGACCGCGGACGCCGAGGGGTTCACCTGCAACGCCTACCTCGTCGAGGGGGAGCGGACGGTGCTGGTCGACGCCGGCGCGATGGAGGGCGTCGTCGACGAGATCGAGGGGTACACCGACCACCTCGACGCGGTGCTCCTGACCCACCAGCACGGCGACCACGTCTCCGAACTCGACGCGGTCCTCGACGCCTTCGACGCGCCGCTGTACGCCTACGGCGAGCACCCCCGCCGCCACACCGAACTCGAGGACGGCGACCAGGTGTTCGTCGGCGACGAGCCCTTCGACGTCGTCTACACGCCCGGCCACGCCGACGACCACGTCGCCTTCGTCTCCCCGACCACGCTGTTCAGCGGCGACGTGGTCGTCCACGACGACAGCGCCTTCGACTACGGGAGCTTCGGCCGGACCGACATGCCCGGCCAGTCTCGCGAGCGGCTCATCGAGAGCATCGAGACGCTGCTGGAGGCGATGCCGGAGGACGTCGAGAACATGTACGCGGGCCACGGCGAGGAGTTCCACGGCGACGTCCGTGACGTCGTGGAGACGGCGCTGGAGCGCGCGGAGCAACGCGAGCCGAAGTACCCCGACGACGAGTAG
- a CDS encoding DUF5786 family protein, whose protein sequence is MGFGSYDESEQENQQIDTDLEDGGQSTLPTHDGDVEFEYDEATSEDLLETYQEIREG, encoded by the coding sequence ATGGGGTTCGGCAGCTACGACGAATCCGAACAGGAGAACCAGCAGATCGACACCGATCTCGAAGACGGCGGGCAGTCGACGTTGCCGACGCACGACGGCGACGTCGAGTTCGAGTACGACGAAGCGACCAGCGAGGACCTGCTGGAGACCTACCAGGAGATCCGCGAGGGGTGA
- a CDS encoding DUF99 family protein — MKPGRRALGVAESYRGTDDGPATSTLAGAVVSSDRAVDDFVFSSCTVGGSDATDAIVDAWDRLDRPDVRYLLVAGVAPAWYNFLDLGALHEATDRPVLAVSFEASEGLTDAIEAAFEGRERERRLDAYEALPERRRVAVEGADLFVRTVGIDDAEVRRVLEAYTHERRPEPLRVAQRAAGRVDEFRRSPGFHSE; from the coding sequence GTGAAACCCGGCCGCCGCGCGCTGGGCGTCGCCGAGTCCTACCGCGGGACCGACGACGGCCCCGCGACGAGCACGCTCGCAGGCGCGGTGGTCAGCTCCGACCGCGCCGTCGACGACTTCGTCTTCTCTTCGTGCACGGTCGGCGGCAGCGACGCGACCGACGCCATCGTCGACGCCTGGGACCGGCTCGACCGTCCGGACGTCCGCTACCTCCTCGTTGCCGGCGTCGCGCCGGCGTGGTACAACTTCCTCGACCTCGGGGCGCTCCACGAGGCGACCGACCGGCCCGTCCTCGCGGTCTCGTTCGAGGCCAGCGAGGGCCTGACCGACGCCATCGAGGCGGCCTTCGAGGGCCGCGAGCGCGAGCGGCGGCTCGACGCCTACGAGGCGCTCCCGGAACGCCGACGGGTCGCGGTCGAGGGCGCGGACCTGTTCGTCCGGACCGTCGGCATCGACGACGCCGAGGTCCGCCGGGTCCTCGAGGCGTACACCCACGAGCGCCGCCCGGAGCCGCTCCGGGTCGCACAGCGGGCCGCCGGCCGGGTCGACGAGTTCCGACGCTCGCCGGGCTTCCACTCGGAGTGA
- a CDS encoding uracil-DNA glycosylase, with amino-acid sequence MEDELAVIECQRCPELCESRSRIVNGAGPNDADLLFVGEGPGEQEDSQGEPFVGRSGSVLDDALRNHGVDRRDVRITNCVRCRPPENRDPHKQELENCREYLEREIAAVDPEVIVTLGKVPSEHLLGRDVAVTKEAGELHEAKIGEGSWPLLVCVHPAATLYDSSQQETLDAALGEAVSLVDEEGGQSRLGEY; translated from the coding sequence ATGGAGGACGAGCTCGCGGTCATCGAGTGCCAGCGGTGTCCCGAACTCTGCGAGAGCCGGAGCCGCATCGTCAACGGCGCGGGCCCGAACGACGCCGACCTGCTGTTCGTCGGCGAGGGGCCGGGCGAGCAGGAGGATTCCCAGGGCGAGCCGTTCGTCGGCCGCTCCGGCAGCGTTCTCGACGACGCCCTCCGGAACCACGGCGTCGACCGCAGGGACGTCCGCATCACGAACTGCGTCCGGTGTCGGCCGCCCGAGAACCGCGACCCGCACAAGCAGGAACTGGAGAACTGCCGAGAGTACCTCGAACGGGAGATCGCCGCCGTCGACCCCGAGGTGATCGTCACGCTCGGGAAGGTCCCCAGCGAGCACCTGCTGGGCAGGGACGTCGCGGTCACGAAGGAGGCCGGCGAGCTCCACGAGGCCAAAATCGGGGAGGGGTCGTGGCCGCTGCTCGTCTGCGTCCACCCGGCGGCGACGCTGTACGACTCCAGCCAGCAGGAGACCCTCGACGCCGCCCTCGGAGAAGCCGTCTCGCTGGTCGACGAGGAGGGCGGGCAGTCCCGGCTCGGCGAGTACTGA
- a CDS encoding PhnD/SsuA/transferrin family substrate-binding protein — protein MSKGSRVDRRTVIKSTGAAGIFGLAGCLGGNGDGNGNGNGTRGDSDGPTEVRFVLNPAESDVDIEAQYQPMFEYLESEVDVAIEPVPTSSYAATLQEIRRDGGEVADTSPSAAVAGEEVADVIGIRIAYGAARYFSLITTTPDENGVDSLQGLEGENIAMASSLSVSGTLAPMVMLKDAGLDVGNAPDGDAVDFNPQYSDHSTAREQLIENPSVAAATTGAFSTAPHVPQEQFDEMSQDFVEISAEYENAGSATDEAELQLLAVSDPLPRAPLMSRSNWDDPVREDIEAAILEATEEDLAHDDDYDGEPLWFTGVQEASHEDFEPIAAIMDELGLEFGDIS, from the coding sequence ATGTCGAAGGGGTCGAGGGTCGATCGACGCACAGTAATCAAGTCCACCGGGGCCGCAGGTATCTTCGGGCTCGCGGGCTGTCTCGGCGGGAACGGCGACGGCAACGGCAACGGTAACGGGACCCGGGGCGACTCGGACGGGCCGACCGAGGTCCGGTTCGTCCTCAACCCGGCCGAATCCGACGTCGACATCGAGGCGCAGTACCAGCCGATGTTCGAGTACCTCGAGTCGGAGGTCGACGTCGCCATCGAGCCGGTGCCGACGTCCAGTTACGCGGCGACGCTCCAGGAGATCCGCCGCGACGGCGGCGAGGTCGCCGACACCTCCCCGTCCGCCGCGGTCGCCGGCGAGGAGGTCGCCGACGTCATCGGCATCCGCATCGCCTACGGCGCGGCCCGGTACTTCTCGCTCATCACGACGACGCCCGACGAGAACGGCGTCGACTCCCTGCAGGGGCTGGAGGGCGAGAACATCGCGATGGCGTCGTCGCTGTCGGTCAGCGGCACGCTGGCGCCGATGGTGATGCTCAAGGACGCCGGACTCGACGTCGGGAACGCCCCCGACGGCGACGCGGTCGACTTCAACCCGCAGTACTCCGACCACTCCACCGCCCGCGAACAGCTGATCGAGAACCCGTCGGTCGCCGCCGCGACCACCGGCGCGTTCTCGACGGCGCCGCACGTCCCCCAGGAGCAGTTCGACGAGATGTCCCAGGACTTCGTCGAGATCTCCGCGGAGTACGAGAACGCGGGGTCGGCGACCGACGAGGCCGAACTCCAGCTGCTGGCCGTCTCCGACCCGCTGCCGCGCGCGCCGCTGATGTCGCGATCCAACTGGGACGACCCGGTCCGGGAGGACATCGAGGCGGCCATCCTCGAGGCCACCGAGGAGGACCTCGCCCACGACGACGACTACGACGGCGAACCGCTGTGGTTCACGGGCGTCCAGGAGGCCTCCCACGAGGACTTCGAGCCGATCGCCGCCATCATGGACGAGCTCGGCCTCGAGTTCGGCGACATCTCGTAA
- the phnC gene encoding phosphonate ABC transporter ATP-binding protein has translation MSRITVDSLTKEYGDVVALDDVSFEIPHGEFVVVLGVSGSGKSTLLRCLNGLTTPTEGEVYIDDELVTEPRDDVAMIFQQHNIIGQMSAYSNALTGTLNRWGFLKSLLQLQDREEKLRALDALETVGLLEESQQKARQMSGGQQQRVGIARALVQQPSVLLADEPVASLDPGSAQQVMGYLRTAAEERGLTAMISLHQVNLARKFGQRFIGLRDGKKVFDGYQDEMTIEVVDEIYGDIDTEGMLAQTDVDSTDGDSGGAAGPVDRPTGGEGPVP, from the coding sequence ATGAGTCGCATCACGGTCGATAGCCTCACGAAGGAGTACGGGGACGTCGTCGCGCTCGACGACGTCTCCTTCGAGATCCCCCACGGCGAGTTCGTCGTCGTCCTCGGCGTCTCCGGGTCCGGCAAGTCGACGCTGCTGCGCTGTCTCAACGGGCTGACGACGCCGACCGAGGGCGAGGTGTACATCGACGACGAGCTGGTGACCGAACCGCGGGACGACGTCGCGATGATCTTCCAGCAACACAACATCATCGGGCAGATGAGCGCCTACTCGAACGCGCTGACCGGGACGCTGAACCGGTGGGGGTTCCTCAAGAGCCTCCTCCAGCTACAGGACCGCGAGGAGAAGCTGCGGGCGCTGGACGCCCTCGAGACCGTCGGCCTCCTCGAGGAGTCCCAGCAGAAGGCCCGCCAGATGAGCGGGGGCCAACAGCAGCGCGTCGGCATCGCCCGCGCGCTCGTCCAGCAGCCCAGCGTCCTCCTGGCCGACGAACCGGTCGCGAGCCTCGACCCCGGCAGCGCCCAGCAGGTGATGGGCTACCTCCGGACCGCCGCCGAGGAGCGGGGGCTCACCGCGATGATCAGCCTCCACCAGGTGAACCTGGCCCGGAAGTTCGGCCAGCGGTTCATCGGCCTGCGGGACGGGAAGAAGGTGTTCGACGGCTACCAGGACGAGATGACCATCGAGGTGGTCGACGAGATCTACGGCGACATCGACACCGAGGGGATGCTCGCCCAGACCGACGTCGACTCGACCGACGGTGACTCCGGCGGCGCCGCCGGCCCGGTCGACCGCCCGACTGGCGGGGAGGGGCCCGTTCCATGA
- a CDS encoding PhnE/PtxC family ABC transporter permease, whose protein sequence is MSDDPTPDGTTTDVDREPLAGRLDRIQRTRRRRAVGYLVLIAAIGLLFVQALAAAGILDTEYNAAFFLESLRDFVPLTLYFGVVPFVDFGQYLAFIGERNLLFASDVTLLWRDPATLVGEVSTIVAEDGIFSVFGVAGITLAMGFAGTIIGFPLALLFGVLGSERVLPFPLNFLFRGTMSAIRAIPALVWILIYIPLAGLTPVSAVFAIATDTVGNLGRLFTDELEEIEDGPIEAMETTGANRSQLVTFGMLSQVTTPYIAWTLYIFEINVRIAVSLGVLGGGGLGQVVETQVNLLQFSNAMATLLCIFLLIISVELFSQRIRARLRSDTEPMGLKELILGFPRRFAESLTR, encoded by the coding sequence ATGAGCGACGATCCGACGCCGGACGGGACTACCACCGACGTGGACCGGGAGCCGCTCGCGGGCCGATTGGATCGGATCCAGCGCACCAGGCGCCGCCGGGCGGTCGGCTACCTGGTGCTGATCGCCGCCATCGGCCTCCTGTTCGTCCAGGCGCTCGCCGCCGCCGGCATCCTCGATACCGAGTACAACGCGGCGTTCTTCCTGGAGTCGCTCCGGGACTTCGTCCCCCTGACCCTGTACTTCGGGGTCGTCCCGTTCGTCGACTTCGGGCAGTACCTCGCGTTCATCGGCGAGCGGAACCTGCTGTTCGCCAGCGACGTCACGCTGCTGTGGCGCGACCCGGCGACGCTCGTCGGCGAGGTCTCGACCATCGTCGCCGAGGACGGGATCTTCTCGGTGTTCGGCGTCGCCGGCATCACGCTGGCGATGGGGTTCGCCGGGACGATCATCGGCTTCCCGCTCGCGCTGCTGTTCGGCGTCCTCGGCTCCGAACGGGTGCTGCCGTTCCCGCTGAACTTCCTCTTCCGCGGGACGATGTCGGCCATCCGCGCCATCCCGGCGCTCGTCTGGATCCTCATCTACATCCCGCTGGCCGGGCTCACGCCGGTCTCCGCGGTGTTCGCCATCGCCACCGACACCGTCGGCAACCTCGGGCGGCTGTTCACCGACGAGCTCGAGGAGATCGAGGACGGCCCCATCGAGGCGATGGAGACGACCGGGGCCAACCGGTCGCAGCTCGTCACCTTCGGGATGCTGAGCCAGGTGACGACCCCCTACATCGCCTGGACGCTGTACATCTTCGAGATCAACGTCCGCATCGCGGTGTCGCTCGGCGTCCTGGGCGGGGGCGGCCTCGGCCAGGTCGTCGAGACGCAGGTGAACCTCCTGCAGTTCTCCAACGCGATGGCGACGCTGCTGTGTATCTTCCTGCTCATCATCTCGGTGGAGCTGTTCAGCCAGCGCATCCGCGCGCGGCTCCGGTCGGACACCGAGCCGATGGGCCTGAAGGAGCTGATACTCGGCTTCCCGCGGCGGTTCGCGGAGTCGCTGACCAGGTGA
- the hisH gene encoding imidazole glycerol phosphate synthase subunit HisH, with translation MSTTRQTTAEVVLVDYGLGNLRSVTRGLERAGADVTLTDDPADFDRADGIVLPGVGAFSEGMENAGPFRGALTDAAAEGRPLFGVCLGMQMLLTSSEESDIDGQGNVKGLDLIPGRNVRFAQGQKVPHMGWNQLDVRRDHPLVEGVDGEYTYFVHSYYAKPESPDAAVTTTDYGVEFPSIVANEAGNVFGTQFHPEKSGEVGLRILRNFVDYCTER, from the coding sequence ATGAGCACCACTCGCCAGACGACCGCCGAGGTCGTCCTCGTCGACTACGGGCTCGGGAACCTCCGCAGCGTCACGCGCGGGCTGGAGCGGGCCGGCGCGGACGTGACGCTCACCGACGACCCAGCGGACTTCGACCGCGCCGACGGCATCGTCCTGCCGGGCGTCGGCGCCTTCAGCGAGGGGATGGAGAACGCCGGGCCGTTCCGCGGCGCGCTGACCGACGCCGCCGCCGAGGGGCGCCCGCTGTTCGGCGTCTGCCTCGGCATGCAGATGCTCCTCACCTCGAGCGAGGAGTCCGACATCGACGGCCAGGGCAACGTCAAGGGCCTGGACCTGATCCCGGGCCGGAACGTCCGGTTCGCGCAGGGCCAGAAGGTCCCGCACATGGGGTGGAACCAGCTGGACGTCCGGCGGGACCACCCCCTCGTCGAGGGCGTCGACGGCGAGTACACGTACTTCGTCCACTCCTACTACGCGAAACCGGAGTCGCCGGACGCCGCGGTGACGACGACCGACTACGGCGTCGAGTTCCCCTCCATCGTCGCCAACGAGGCGGGGAACGTCTTCGGCACGCAGTTCCACCCGGAGAAGTCTGGCGAGGTGGGGCTGCGGATCCTCCGGAACTTCGTCGACTACTGCACCGAGCGATAG
- a CDS encoding AMP-dependent synthetase/ligase: MTDWREVEREYTDEVIGETTIPRLFFDAVGRYGDRPAQEYKGAVSDRSMTPGVLPQPAAGEYEAITYSEMAKAVSRLATGFRELGVGPDDRVAIYSDTRAEWAQTDLAVQTAGGVVATVYRESSEEQVRYLLEDSEAMGCVVENEALLETVLDVSDDLDLEFVVVMDRVTADVDEVTADHAAWENVYTLAKVYELGAERYDDATLESWLGERDWTSLSSIVYTSGTTGTPKGVELTHENWRTCLNQVHRRVGPRPDKGPDVPTLEAGMTSLSFLPLAHAFERIVHYLEFATGVTIAYAESAETVGDDIEQVAPEAAASVPRVYERIYKQMREQAAESPVRERIFEWAVGVGQRYDEADDPGLGLKAKRAVADRLVYSQVREALGGNVQLLVSGGGSLSEDLAKLYGAMGLTIVEGYGLTETAPVLTLNPPEDTRPGTMGLALCDVDLALDPFPYDLNSVNSAETGEATDGEVGELLAKGPNVFDRYWNDPEATDAAFTEDGYFRTGDVVARDEDGYFTFVDRVKQLLVLDTGKNVAPEPIEDAFATSARVDQLMVVGDDRKFVAALVVPDFELMESWAATEDVDLPEDRAAICRDERVREWIGEDVERINADLSKSEQIKEFRLVPHGWTTDNDLLTPSMKKKRRHIRQEFESAIEDIYGEEDVEAVQAHD; the protein is encoded by the coding sequence ATGACCGACTGGAGAGAGGTCGAACGTGAGTACACGGACGAGGTGATCGGGGAGACGACGATTCCGCGCCTCTTCTTCGACGCGGTCGGCCGATACGGGGACCGCCCCGCCCAGGAGTACAAGGGTGCCGTCTCGGACCGGTCGATGACGCCCGGGGTCCTCCCACAGCCGGCGGCCGGGGAGTACGAGGCGATCACCTACTCGGAGATGGCGAAGGCGGTGAGCCGGCTCGCGACCGGCTTCCGGGAGCTGGGCGTCGGGCCTGACGACCGCGTCGCCATCTACTCGGACACCCGGGCCGAGTGGGCCCAGACCGACCTCGCCGTCCAGACGGCCGGCGGCGTCGTGGCGACCGTCTACCGGGAGTCCTCGGAGGAGCAGGTCCGGTACCTGCTGGAGGACAGCGAGGCGATGGGCTGCGTCGTGGAGAACGAGGCGCTCTTGGAGACGGTGCTGGACGTCTCGGACGACCTCGACCTGGAGTTCGTCGTCGTCATGGACCGCGTCACCGCGGACGTCGACGAGGTGACCGCCGACCACGCCGCCTGGGAGAACGTCTACACGCTCGCGAAGGTCTACGAGCTGGGCGCCGAGCGCTACGACGACGCGACCCTCGAGTCGTGGCTCGGTGAGCGCGACTGGACGTCGCTGTCCTCCATCGTGTACACGTCGGGGACCACGGGGACGCCGAAGGGCGTCGAGCTGACCCACGAAAACTGGCGGACGTGCCTGAACCAGGTCCACCGGCGCGTCGGCCCGCGGCCCGACAAGGGGCCGGACGTCCCGACCCTGGAGGCCGGGATGACGTCGCTGTCGTTCCTGCCGCTGGCCCACGCCTTCGAGCGCATCGTCCACTACCTGGAGTTCGCGACCGGCGTGACCATCGCCTACGCCGAGAGCGCCGAGACCGTCGGCGACGACATCGAGCAGGTCGCTCCGGAGGCCGCCGCCTCGGTCCCGCGGGTCTACGAGCGGATCTACAAGCAGATGCGCGAGCAGGCCGCCGAGTCGCCCGTCCGCGAGCGGATCTTCGAGTGGGCGGTCGGGGTCGGCCAGCGGTACGACGAGGCCGACGACCCCGGCCTGGGGCTGAAGGCCAAGCGGGCGGTCGCCGACCGGCTGGTCTACTCGCAGGTCCGGGAGGCCCTCGGCGGCAACGTCCAGCTGCTGGTCTCCGGGGGCGGCTCGCTCTCGGAGGACCTCGCGAAGCTCTACGGGGCCATGGGGCTGACCATCGTCGAGGGGTACGGGCTCACCGAGACCGCGCCGGTACTGACGCTCAACCCGCCGGAGGACACCCGCCCGGGGACGATGGGCCTCGCGCTGTGCGACGTCGACCTGGCGCTCGACCCGTTCCCGTACGACCTCAACTCGGTCAACTCCGCGGAGACGGGCGAGGCGACCGATGGCGAGGTCGGCGAGCTGCTCGCGAAGGGGCCGAACGTCTTCGACCGCTACTGGAACGACCCGGAGGCGACCGACGCGGCGTTCACCGAGGACGGCTACTTCCGGACCGGCGACGTGGTCGCCCGCGACGAGGACGGCTACTTCACGTTCGTCGACCGGGTCAAGCAGCTGCTGGTCCTCGATACGGGCAAGAACGTCGCGCCGGAACCCATCGAGGACGCGTTCGCCACCTCGGCGCGCGTCGACCAGCTGATGGTCGTCGGCGACGACCGGAAGTTCGTCGCCGCGCTCGTCGTCCCGGACTTCGAGCTCATGGAGTCGTGGGCCGCCACCGAGGACGTCGACCTGCCCGAGGACCGCGCGGCCATCTGCCGGGACGAGCGCGTCCGCGAGTGGATCGGCGAGGACGTCGAGCGGATCAACGCGGACCTGTCGAAGTCCGAGCAGATCAAGGAGTTCCGACTGGTCCCCCACGGGTGGACCACCGACAACGACCTGCTGACGCCGTCGATGAAGAAGAAGCGCCGGCACATCCGCCAGGAGTTCGAGTCCGCCATCGAGGACATCTACGGCGAGGAGGACGTGGAGGCGGTCCAGGCCCACGACTGA
- the lrp gene encoding HTH-type transcriptional regulator Lrp — MTYENLDRKLVNALLEDGRASLRSLGEDLDVSVTTVSNHISDLEDDGIIEGYAPRVNYGKLGYDVTAIIQMKVEGSALPEITDRLADHKHMVSVYEVTGDHDIVAIGKFNDTDHMNDQIKELLIDPDIKESNTSVVLNTVTENEQFDLEY; from the coding sequence ATGACGTACGAAAATCTCGACCGCAAATTGGTGAACGCACTCCTGGAGGACGGCCGGGCCTCGCTGCGCTCGCTCGGGGAGGACCTCGACGTCTCCGTGACGACCGTCTCGAACCACATCTCGGACCTCGAGGACGACGGCATCATCGAGGGGTACGCCCCGCGCGTCAACTACGGCAAACTCGGCTACGACGTCACCGCCATCATCCAGATGAAGGTCGAGGGCAGCGCCCTGCCGGAGATCACCGACCGCCTCGCCGACCACAAGCACATGGTGTCGGTCTACGAGGTCACCGGCGACCACGACATCGTCGCCATCGGGAAGTTCAACGACACCGACCACATGAACGACCAGATCAAGGAACTGCTCATCGACCCCGACATCAAGGAGTCCAACACCAGCGTCGTGCTCAACACCGTCACCGAGAACGAGCAGTTCGACCTGGAGTACTGA
- the glnA gene encoding type I glutamate--ammonia ligase — protein MTNDNVATDGGLSPQAQSVLDEIDEKNVDFLRLQFTDILGTVKNVSVPAEQAEKAFTEGIYFDGSSIEGFVRIQESDMRLIPDASTFSVLPWRKREEGASARMICDVYNTSTGEPFKGDPRYVLKKAIQRANDMGYEVNAAPEPEFFLFEEDEDGRATTKTNDAGGYFDLAPKDLASDVRRDIIYGLEEMGFEIEASHHEVARGQHEINFEYDDALTTADNVGTFRTVVRAIAAQHDLHATFMPKPIPKINGSGMHTHLSLFTEDGENAFHDEDDEFNLSETAKQFTAGILEHAPAITAVTDPTVNSYKRLVPGYEAPVYIAWSDRNRSALIRKPAARVPAASRIEARFPDPSCNPYLAFAALIHAGLDGIEKGLDCPDPVRENIYEFDEQKREEHGIETLPQNLGQAVEALEEDEVILDALGEHVGEKFVEAKTQEFEEYLVDVSDWELDRYLETF, from the coding sequence ATGACGAACGACAACGTAGCCACCGACGGTGGCCTCTCCCCCCAAGCACAGAGCGTGCTCGACGAGATAGACGAGAAGAACGTCGACTTCCTGCGGCTGCAGTTCACCGACATCCTCGGGACGGTCAAGAACGTCTCCGTCCCCGCCGAGCAGGCCGAGAAGGCCTTCACGGAGGGTATCTACTTCGACGGGTCCTCCATCGAGGGCTTCGTCCGCATCCAGGAGTCCGACATGCGGCTCATCCCGGACGCGAGCACCTTCTCGGTCCTGCCGTGGCGGAAGCGCGAGGAGGGCGCCTCCGCGCGGATGATCTGCGACGTCTACAACACCTCGACCGGCGAGCCGTTCAAGGGCGACCCGCGCTACGTCCTCAAGAAGGCCATCCAGCGAGCCAACGACATGGGCTACGAGGTCAACGCCGCCCCCGAGCCGGAGTTCTTCCTCTTCGAGGAGGACGAGGACGGCCGCGCGACGACGAAGACCAACGACGCCGGCGGCTACTTCGACCTGGCACCGAAGGACCTCGCCTCCGACGTCCGCCGCGACATCATCTACGGCCTCGAGGAGATGGGCTTCGAGATCGAGGCCTCCCACCACGAGGTCGCCCGCGGCCAGCACGAGATCAACTTCGAGTACGACGACGCGCTCACCACCGCCGACAACGTGGGGACGTTCCGGACGGTCGTCCGTGCGATCGCGGCCCAGCACGACCTGCACGCGACGTTCATGCCGAAGCCGATCCCGAAGATCAACGGCTCCGGGATGCACACCCACCTGTCGCTGTTCACCGAGGACGGCGAGAACGCCTTCCACGACGAGGACGACGAGTTCAACCTCAGCGAGACGGCCAAGCAGTTCACCGCGGGCATCCTCGAGCACGCGCCGGCGATCACCGCCGTCACCGACCCGACCGTGAACAGTTACAAGCGCCTCGTCCCCGGCTACGAGGCCCCGGTCTACATCGCGTGGTCGGACCGCAACCGCTCGGCACTCATCCGGAAGCCGGCCGCGCGCGTCCCGGCCGCCAGCCGCATCGAGGCGCGCTTCCCCGATCCGTCGTGTAACCCCTACCTCGCCTTCGCGGCGCTCATCCACGCCGGCCTCGACGGCATCGAGAAGGGCCTCGACTGCCCGGACCCGGTGCGTGAGAACATCTACGAGTTCGACGAGCAGAAGCGCGAGGAGCACGGCATCGAGACGCTCCCGCAGAACCTCGGCCAGGCCGTCGAAGCGCTCGAGGAAGACGAGGTCATCCTCGACGCCCTCGGCGAGCACGTCGGCGAGAAGTTCGTCGAGGCGAAGACCCAGGAGTTCGAGGAGTACCTGGTGGACGTCTCCGACTGGGAACTCGACCGCTACCTCGAGACCTTCTGA
- a CDS encoding PaaI family thioesterase produces MELSEMFAEMPFNDHLGIELQEAADGYAVGHLELEEEHSSNPGKLIAHGGVTYSLADSVAGAAVVSANHEVTPTIDMRIDYLAPATGGTLEASAQVVHNGDNVATVEVDVTDDDGTEIAMARGTYKSDGGEGDSPWTDEGDA; encoded by the coding sequence ATGGAACTCTCTGAGATGTTCGCGGAGATGCCGTTCAACGACCACCTGGGCATCGAGCTGCAGGAGGCGGCGGACGGCTACGCGGTCGGGCACCTCGAGCTCGAGGAGGAGCACTCCTCGAACCCGGGGAAGCTGATCGCCCACGGCGGCGTCACCTACTCGCTGGCCGACTCGGTCGCCGGCGCCGCCGTGGTCTCGGCGAACCACGAGGTGACGCCGACCATCGACATGCGCATCGACTACCTCGCGCCAGCGACCGGCGGGACGCTGGAGGCGTCGGCCCAGGTGGTCCACAACGGCGACAACGTCGCGACCGTCGAGGTCGACGTCACCGACGACGACGGGACCGAGATCGCGATGGCCAGGGGGACGTACAAGTCGGACGGCGGCGAGGGCGACTCGCCGTGGACCGACGAAGGCGACGCGTGA